The genomic region TAGCCATATTTTTGTTATGAGATTCAGTGTGCCAATCTTTTAACGTTGATTTAATGCTAATATTGTTTAGTGATGCTTCTTTAATTTTATGATGATTTATGATTTTAGGTGCAAAATCATGGTTATTATGACTCACTATATTATGCTTACGCTCAGATTTTAATTTTATACTCTCTTGCTCATTTATTTTTTGAATAGCTTCTGATTTCTTTTTCGTTTCGGGGTCATCTAATTGCGCTATAACATGAGGTGTACTATCTTCTATTATCGTTTGATTAGCTTCATTATGCCCTTCAATCGTATTGACGGTATTTTCGTCAAAATCTATTACTTCGTCAAAATCTATTACTTCGTGAGCGTCTTGTTGAGTTAATGGCTGATATAGCTCACTATCTATGCTGACTATTGTATTAAAATGAAATCCACGGTTATGATTTAGTTCAAACCCAAGATCAATCATATCATATTCTTCAACATCTTCTATAAAACTATCAACTTCTTCTAAATTTTGACTGTTGTTCGTTTCCTCTTCAGGTTGTATCAAATCATTTTCTGTTATATCTAAAACAACATTTTCTATACTTCCTTGAATGTTTTCCGGTTTTGTAGACTCTATATAATCTACGTCATGATTCTCTTCAATTTCTTCAATAGTCCCTTGTATTTGACCACTATCTCCGTTCATCAAGTTGTACTCTAGCATATCTATCATGCTATTTTCATCCATTTCCTCTATCACACCATGGACATGACCATGCACATAAACAGGCTCTGTCATATGAATCATATCTACATTATGATTCTCTTCTATCTCTTCCAAAACACCTTCAGCATAATATGTCGCACTCGGTGAAACAGTGTGATATTCATAATCAACCAAATTGTCTTCTATCATATATTCCATTGTGTCCTCAACACTTGTGTGATCACTCACTGCACCAGCGACCACGCCTGTTGTCGTATTCTCCTCGAATTCAATGATATCGGTATTATGATTAATGCGTCCTCCATCAATATTAGACTCTTCTTCAAATTCAACAACATCTGAGTAATGATTTACATCTATATATGAATTCTCTTTCGTATCGATATGAAGTGTATCTTCAACTTCTTCTACCACGCTATAATGACTATCTCCAGTATCTACGCCTGATTGGGCTTCGATCAAAATAGGTGTAGTATCTTCAACTTCTTCTGTAAAAACATATCTACTATCCCCAAAATCTCTACCTGATTCAGAAATGATAACAGCTGGATAGCTATCATAGGCTTCCTCATACGGGTTATCTGTTTGATAAGATGTGTGCGTAACTGTATCAAACGTTACCTCATAAGGTTCACTCTTTCCAAAAATGGGTTGGACTTCTTTATTTTTACTACTACCACTGGCATTATTCGCGTATAATTGTACACCATTGTACCAAGTTAACTGATAAGGATAGTAATAATTATTATTATGATAACCATACAGTTGTGTTTGATGTTGTAACTCCTTTGCATCCTTATTGTAGGTATTTACATATTTGATTACATAAGCTAATCCATCTATGTTCTCAAAATCTGCTGTATAACTACCGTTGTTATAAATGCTTAAGCGTATTTGCTGAGTGACATCTTCAAATAAGTCTTTATTTTCTACATCTGCATAAACACTTTCTGGCAATCGCTCTTTACCTTTATATTTGTAAACCTTAACATCAGGCTGGTGAGTATTTGATCCGTTTCCGCTAGTAATATTCCCAGTTACCGAGACAGTACGCATATTCTTTTTATCTGGATTAATATAAGCATAGTGAGTCAGTAAATTTTTCTCTTTATCTAAAATATCAATTCTTCCATTAATCTTGACGCCTTGATTCGTTGTCACACCGTTCAAGTACTTTATATTAAATTTATTACGAGTCTCATGTTGACCTAATCGAACAATCACTTCTTGTTCTCCCGCATTCAAAACTTTTTCAGGTCTAAAGAAAAGGTTTAATGATAGCCTCGATGTTAATTTCTCTTTTTGATTAACATAGTCAGTAAATGTATAACGAATTAATCCTTGTGGTAACACTTCACCATAGGCAATCGTATTGTCATTTTCTTTGATTTCTGGTACTTTCAAATGTGCAGAAATCCCTTTAGTATCAACATTATCGCTGTACTTGAAGTCAAAATAATCACCTTGTTTGATGTCTCCATTAAAATTCCATTCATATTCTAAAGTGATGCGCTCAGCTTGATGAGGGTTGATATCCGTTTGATTATTTTGACCTTTGATCGAACTACTAACTACATTAACCTTATCAGTAACGTCTTTCCCACTATAGTTACGTTTCACTTCATCTAATTGATTACCCGTCGTTTCACTTACTTCCGATGGTGACACTTCATCAACAGGCTGTGTTGATGCCAGTGTAGCGTTAGGTTGAGATTCTGTTTTTATTTCATCTTGATTATCATGCGTTACTGCATCCTGTGTTTCTTCAACAGTCGGTATCGTTTCAATGCTATCGCTTGTAATGTGTTGACTTGCATCATTCTCTAATTGATTTGCGCTTGT from Staphylococcus felis harbors:
- a CDS encoding fibrinogen-binding adhesin SdrG C-terminal domain-containing protein is translated as MRKVDNNQKFSISKYKLGAAPLLCTAGAMFTIVMGENNEAKASELATETIGIEQRKIITNAKEININGTEDQNNVTSANQLENDASQHITSDSIETIPTVEETQDAVTHDNQDEIKTESQPNATLASTQPVDEVSPSEVSETTGNQLDEVKRNYSGKDVTDKVNVVSSSIKGQNNQTDINPHQAERITLEYEWNFNGDIKQGDYFDFKYSDNVDTKGISAHLKVPEIKENDNTIAYGEVLPQGLIRYTFTDYVNQKEKLTSRLSLNLFFRPEKVLNAGEQEVIVRLGQHETRNKFNIKYLNGVTTNQGVKINGRIDILDKEKNLLTHYAYINPDKKNMRTVSVTGNITSGNGSNTHQPDVKVYKYKGKERLPESVYADVENKDLFEDVTQQIRLSIYNNGSYTADFENIDGLAYVIKYVNTYNKDAKELQHQTQLYGYHNNNYYYPYQLTWYNGVQLYANNASGSSKNKEVQPIFGKSEPYEVTFDTVTHTSYQTDNPYEEAYDSYPAVIISESGRDFGDSRYVFTEEVEDTTPILIEAQSGVDTGDSHYSVVEEVEDTLHIDTKENSYIDVNHYSDVVEFEEESNIDGGRINHNTDIIEFEENTTTGVVAGAVSDHTSVEDTMEYMIEDNLVDYEYHTVSPSATYYAEGVLEEIEENHNVDMIHMTEPVYVHGHVHGVIEEMDENSMIDMLEYNLMNGDSGQIQGTIEEIEENHDVDYIESTKPENIQGSIENVVLDITENDLIQPEEETNNSQNLEEVDSFIEDVEEYDMIDLGFELNHNRGFHFNTIVSIDSELYQPLTQQDAHEVIDFDEVIDFDENTVNTIEGHNEANQTIIEDSTPHVIAQLDDPETKKKSEAIQKINEQESIKLKSERKHNIVSHNNHDFAPKIINHHKIKEASLNNISIKSTLKDWHTESHNKNMAIKKTQANQKKEYKELPNTGSESVKSPALFGGLMILIGLVIFGRRKKMND